A window of Armatimonadota bacterium contains these coding sequences:
- a CDS encoding class I SAM-dependent rRNA methyltransferase, whose product MTETQRIVRVTLRPGGDRRVRQGHLWVYEGEIAEASAQPAAGACVDVVSHRGHYLGRGLFHPHSRIRVRLLTFDQEPIDEAFFVRRIRAAVALRQRVVADTTAYRVVFGEGDLLPGLIVDRYNDVLVVQTLTVGMDVRAEMLADILSRETAVRAVYVRNDAESRLLEGLPQYRGWLRGRADARQEIREADTRFVVDVEGGQKTGWFCDQRENRLAVAPLAGDAEVLEPFAYTGAFGIHCALRGARSVLGFDRSGPAVEQAREHAVHNDVAQVCAYEVADAFDQMRALVRAGRCFDVVILDPPAFARRAAAVPRALAGYRDINLWALRLLRPGGFLVTCSCSYHVDEAMLWNAVLDAAADAGRRLRLLEARGQARDHPMLAAMPETRYLKCFVLHVVD is encoded by the coding sequence ATGACCGAGACCCAACGGATCGTGCGGGTAACCCTCCGCCCAGGCGGGGACCGCCGGGTCCGCCAGGGCCACCTGTGGGTCTACGAAGGCGAGATCGCCGAGGCGTCGGCGCAGCCGGCCGCCGGCGCCTGCGTCGACGTGGTGTCCCATCGTGGCCACTATCTCGGCCGGGGGTTGTTCCACCCGCACTCACGCATCCGCGTGCGCCTCCTGACATTCGACCAGGAGCCGATCGACGAGGCGTTCTTCGTCCGGCGCATCCGGGCGGCGGTGGCACTGCGGCAGCGGGTCGTCGCGGACACGACCGCCTACCGGGTGGTGTTCGGGGAAGGGGACCTGCTGCCGGGACTGATCGTCGACCGGTACAACGACGTTCTCGTCGTGCAGACCCTCACCGTGGGGATGGACGTGCGGGCCGAGATGCTGGCGGACATCCTGAGCCGCGAGACGGCAGTGAGGGCCGTCTACGTCCGCAACGACGCCGAAAGCCGCCTGCTGGAGGGGCTACCCCAGTACCGGGGGTGGTTGCGGGGCCGGGCGGATGCGCGACAGGAGATCCGAGAAGCGGACACGCGCTTTGTGGTCGACGTGGAGGGCGGTCAGAAGACCGGCTGGTTTTGTGACCAGCGGGAGAACCGGCTGGCGGTCGCACCCCTGGCTGGCGATGCAGAGGTCCTGGAGCCGTTCGCCTATACCGGGGCGTTTGGGATCCACTGTGCGCTGCGCGGTGCCCGGTCGGTGCTGGGCTTCGATCGCAGCGGGCCGGCTGTGGAGCAAGCGCGCGAGCACGCGGTGCACAACGACGTCGCCCAGGTGTGCGCGTACGAGGTCGCCGACGCCTTCGACCAGATGCGCGCCCTGGTGCGTGCGGGCCGGTGCTTCGACGTAGTGATCCTCGACCCACCGGCGTTCGCCCGTCGCGCGGCCGCGGTGCCGAGGGCACTGGCGGGCTACAGGGACATCAACCTGTGGGCCCTGCGGCTGCTCCGACCGGGCGGCTTTTTGGTTACCTGCTCGTGTTCGTACCACGTCGACGAGGCGATGCTGTGGAACGCGGTGCTGGACGCGGCCGCAGACGCCGGACGTCGGCTGCGGCTGCTGGAGGCTCGCGGGCAGGCCCGCGATCACCCGATGCTGGCGGCGATGCCCGAGACCCGGTACCTGAAGTGCTTCGTCCTCCATGTGGTGGATTAG
- a CDS encoding B-box zinc finger protein, translated as MTAIRCAFHRDRGALFYCSRCGKALCSDCVVKLSSGNYCRTCAESPFGPPGQVRSRSYLWIWLVVGAAVFLLALFAYVAR; from the coding sequence ATGACCGCCATCCGCTGCGCGTTCCACCGCGATCGCGGCGCGCTGTTCTACTGCAGCCGCTGCGGAAAGGCGCTGTGCAGCGACTGTGTGGTCAAACTGTCGTCGGGGAACTACTGCCGGACGTGTGCCGAAAGCCCGTTCGGGCCACCGGGCCAGGTCCGCTCCCGATCGTACCTCTGGATCTGGCTGGTCGTCGGCGCCGCAGTCTTCCTGTTGGCCCTGTTCGCGTACGTCGCACGTTGA
- a CDS encoding endonuclease Q family protein: MRGRVQTAEEASMLICDLHLHSKYSRATSADMDVEHMSAWAQRKGIDVLGTGDFTHPVWLRELRAKLSPAEPGLLRYGDTRFVLSAEVSNVYAQDGRLRKVHSIVCSPSFEVCDRINAVLGRFGNLMADGRPTLTISCRRLVEYVMEISPQCLVIPAHAWTPWFSVFGARSGFDSLAECFGDQVSSVRAIETGLSSDPPMNWRLSQLDGVALVSFSDAHSPSKLGREATVLDGQLSYEGIVGAIRTGAIAYTIEFFPQEGKYHYDGHRQCGIRWKPQTTIAHRGRCSECGRPVTVGVLHRIEALADREEGYTPPGRPPYRNLIPLEEIVAEGLGQSVATMRVRDEYLKLVQRFGGEFRVLMDTPLGELERAAHPRVAEGIRRMREGRVYIEPGYDGEFGRIHLFEDPPPGMRDSEPAQTAQMNLF; encoded by the coding sequence ATGCGCGGTCGGGTTCAGACGGCCGAGGAGGCTTCGATGCTCATCTGCGATCTGCACCTGCACTCCAAGTACAGCCGGGCTACGAGCGCCGACATGGACGTCGAGCACATGAGCGCGTGGGCGCAGCGCAAGGGGATCGACGTCCTGGGGACCGGCGACTTCACCCATCCCGTGTGGCTGCGCGAGCTGCGAGCCAAACTCAGCCCGGCCGAGCCGGGCCTGTTACGGTACGGTGACACCCGCTTCGTCCTGTCGGCCGAAGTCAGCAACGTCTACGCGCAGGACGGCCGCCTGCGCAAGGTGCACAGCATCGTCTGCAGCCCGTCGTTCGAGGTGTGCGACCGGATCAACGCCGTGCTGGGGCGGTTCGGCAACCTGATGGCCGATGGCAGGCCAACGCTAACGATCTCCTGCCGGCGGCTCGTGGAGTACGTCATGGAGATCTCGCCACAGTGTCTGGTGATTCCCGCGCACGCGTGGACGCCGTGGTTCTCCGTCTTCGGCGCCCGTTCGGGGTTCGACTCCCTCGCGGAGTGCTTCGGCGACCAGGTGTCCTCCGTCCGGGCGATCGAGACGGGACTGAGCAGCGATCCGCCGATGAACTGGCGGCTGTCGCAACTGGACGGCGTGGCGCTCGTCTCGTTCAGCGACGCGCACTCGCCCTCCAAACTCGGGCGGGAGGCGACGGTGCTCGACGGTCAGCTGTCCTACGAGGGGATCGTCGGGGCGATCCGCACGGGTGCCATCGCGTACACGATCGAGTTCTTCCCCCAAGAGGGCAAGTATCACTACGACGGGCACCGGCAATGCGGGATCCGCTGGAAGCCGCAGACGACGATCGCCCACCGCGGACGGTGCTCCGAGTGTGGCCGCCCGGTCACCGTCGGCGTCCTGCACCGGATCGAGGCGCTGGCGGATCGCGAGGAAGGCTACACGCCGCCGGGCCGGCCCCCGTACCGCAACCTGATCCCGCTGGAGGAGATCGTCGCGGAAGGACTCGGTCAGAGCGTGGCCACGATGCGCGTGCGCGACGAGTACCTCAAGCTCGTGCAGCGCTTCGGCGGCGAGTTCAGGGTGCTCATGGACACCCCGCTGGGGGAACTGGAGCGCGCCGCACATCCCCGCGTCGCCGAGGGGATCCGCCGGATGCGCGAGGGCCGCGTATACATCGAGCCCGGGTACGACGGCGAGTTCGGGCGCATCCACCTGTTCGAAGATCCCCCACCGGGCATGCGCGACAGCGAGCCGGCGCAGACCGCGCAGATGAACCTGTTCTGA
- a CDS encoding R3H domain-containing nucleic acid-binding protein, with the protein MPPHIREAIERRPHRDGLVEVVLDLGRLPEARFLNGAEILSDEQVTREDILYVTQRVGRFGKDNRAGIERTLHRISAIRNRVGEVVGLTCRVGRAVFGTVDIVRDVIEAGASILLLGRPGVGKTTLLREAARVLADELGKRVVVVDTSNEIAGDGDIPHPGIGRARRMQVPEPALQHAVMIEAVENHMPEVIVIDEIGTEAEALAARTIAERGVQLIATAHGNTLDNLLQNPTLSDLIGGIQAVTLSDEEARRRGTQKTVLERKAPPTFDVVIEIQEKDKLAVHHDVADVVDRFLRGVPPRPEVRVRTEEGEVEIRPYEPRVESFAPSGPFAAPVSPGGDRPGRKVLRIYPYAVSRNRLERAIRELRVPAYVVDHLEDADVVLTIKSQEKRQPKRLRDAQARGMPLHVVKSNTVTQLENFLRSVFDVGDYLDDQEAALREVEDAIREVLDEAQPVELSPQNSYVRRLQHQLVQRYGLSSESKGDEPYRRVVIYPR; encoded by the coding sequence ATGCCGCCGCACATCCGGGAGGCGATCGAGCGCAGACCGCACCGCGACGGGCTGGTGGAGGTGGTCCTGGACCTGGGCCGCCTGCCCGAGGCGCGATTCCTCAATGGCGCCGAGATCCTTTCCGACGAGCAGGTGACTCGCGAGGACATCCTCTACGTGACCCAGCGCGTCGGCCGCTTCGGGAAGGACAACCGAGCCGGCATCGAGCGGACGTTGCACCGGATCTCGGCAATCCGCAATCGCGTCGGGGAGGTCGTCGGCCTGACCTGCCGCGTGGGCCGCGCGGTCTTCGGCACCGTAGACATCGTGCGGGACGTGATCGAGGCTGGGGCCTCGATCCTCCTGCTGGGGCGGCCCGGGGTCGGCAAGACCACGCTGCTGCGAGAGGCGGCCCGCGTCCTGGCGGACGAGCTGGGCAAGCGCGTGGTGGTCGTGGACACCTCCAACGAGATCGCCGGCGACGGCGACATCCCCCACCCCGGCATCGGGCGGGCGCGCCGCATGCAGGTGCCCGAGCCCGCCCTCCAACACGCGGTGATGATCGAGGCGGTCGAGAACCACATGCCCGAGGTGATCGTGATCGACGAGATCGGGACGGAGGCCGAAGCGCTGGCGGCGCGGACCATCGCCGAGCGGGGGGTGCAGCTCATCGCGACCGCCCACGGCAACACGCTGGACAACCTGCTCCAGAACCCGACTCTGTCCGATTTGATCGGCGGCATCCAGGCCGTCACGCTGTCCGATGAAGAAGCACGCCGGCGCGGCACGCAGAAGACGGTGCTGGAGCGAAAGGCTCCTCCGACGTTCGACGTCGTCATCGAGATCCAGGAGAAGGACAAGCTGGCCGTGCACCACGACGTCGCCGATGTTGTGGACCGGTTCCTGCGCGGGGTGCCGCCGCGTCCCGAGGTACGGGTGCGGACCGAGGAGGGCGAGGTCGAGATCCGTCCCTACGAGCCGCGCGTGGAGTCGTTCGCCCCCTCCGGACCGTTCGCGGCGCCGGTCTCGCCGGGCGGCGACCGGCCCGGGCGCAAGGTGCTGCGCATCTACCCCTATGCGGTGAGCCGCAACCGCCTCGAGCGGGCCATCCGTGAGCTGCGCGTCCCGGCCTACGTGGTGGACCACCTCGAGGACGCAGACGTGGTGTTGACGATCAAGTCGCAGGAGAAGCGTCAGCCCAAGCGTCTGCGCGACGCCCAGGCACGCGGGATGCCGCTGCACGTCGTGAAGAGCAACACCGTGACGCAGCTGGAGAACTTCCTGCGGTCGGTGTTCGACGTCGGGGACTATCTGGACGATCAGGAGGCGGCGCTGCGGGAGGTCGAAGACGCCATCCGCGAGGTGCTCGACGAGGCGCAGCCGGTGGAGTTGTCGCCCCAGAACTCCTACGTGCGCAGGCTACAACACCAGCTCGTCCAGCGCTACGGCCTGTCTTCGGAGAGCAAGGGGGACGAGCCGTACAGGCGCGTGGTGATCTATCCGCGATGA
- a CDS encoding cyclic-di-AMP receptor → MKLVLAIVQEKDAGKLIDELTEAGFQATMLASTGGFLRAGNATILTGVEADQVERVLEAIRRVCHTREQLMTPIPPVVEPVDSYVTYPVRVQVGGAIVFVLDVERMERL, encoded by the coding sequence ATGAAGCTCGTTCTGGCGATCGTCCAAGAGAAGGACGCCGGCAAGCTCATCGACGAGCTCACGGAGGCGGGCTTCCAGGCGACGATGCTGGCGTCCACCGGCGGGTTCCTGCGCGCCGGCAACGCGACGATCCTCACCGGTGTGGAAGCCGACCAGGTGGAGCGCGTGCTGGAGGCGATCCGGCGCGTCTGCCACACGCGCGAACAGCTCATGACGCCGATCCCTCCCGTCGTCGAACCGGTGGACTCCTACGTGACGTATCCCGTGCGGGTCCAGGTCGGGGGCGCCATCGTGTTCGTGCTCGACGTGGAGCGGATGGAGCGGTTGTGA
- the holB gene encoding DNA polymerase III subunit delta', with the protein MSSLGPMRFADILDQHHAIGLLRSALRSGRLHHAYVFAGPAGTGRAETAAAFAHALQCERYREDACGECDACRRVSAGTHPDVRWIGPAPGRQSVGIDQIRDVRREAAYGPYEGRTKIFVVRPAETMLPEAQNSLLKLLEEPPPRVVFVLIAESAHALLPTVVSRCQLVRFNLVPIRQIEYALRVQYEVEPARARVLAALSGGRVALAAEWARRPDALADRDAVVELVARVEREGLLAMLEAAEKLAKEKDRLANLLDIALLWYRDLIVWKEAADDTLLVNLDRKDDIAQLSSQMDLAALRRRVAAIEEAKSALRRNVNPRLALEAMFLRFDPTGEPAGRA; encoded by the coding sequence GTGAGCAGCTTAGGACCCATGCGGTTCGCCGACATCCTCGACCAGCACCACGCCATCGGGCTGTTGCGCTCGGCGCTGCGGAGCGGGCGGCTCCACCACGCGTACGTCTTCGCCGGGCCGGCGGGCACGGGACGCGCGGAGACCGCGGCCGCCTTCGCGCATGCCCTGCAGTGCGAGCGCTACCGGGAGGATGCCTGCGGGGAGTGCGACGCATGCCGCCGGGTCTCGGCCGGCACCCACCCGGATGTCCGGTGGATCGGGCCCGCGCCCGGCCGCCAGTCTGTGGGCATCGACCAGATCCGCGACGTCCGGCGGGAGGCGGCCTACGGCCCGTACGAGGGCAGGACCAAGATCTTCGTCGTGCGGCCGGCTGAGACGATGCTGCCCGAAGCGCAAAACAGTCTGCTCAAACTCCTCGAAGAACCTCCGCCGCGGGTCGTATTCGTGCTGATCGCCGAGTCCGCCCACGCACTGCTGCCCACCGTCGTGTCCCGCTGCCAGCTGGTACGCTTCAACCTCGTGCCCATCCGGCAGATCGAGTATGCCCTGCGGGTGCAGTACGAGGTCGAGCCCGCACGCGCCCGGGTCCTCGCGGCGCTGTCGGGCGGCCGGGTCGCACTCGCGGCGGAGTGGGCGCGGCGGCCGGACGCGCTCGCGGATCGTGACGCCGTCGTGGAGCTGGTTGCTCGGGTCGAGCGCGAGGGACTGCTCGCCATGCTGGAGGCCGCGGAGAAGCTAGCGAAGGAGAAGGATCGTCTGGCCAACCTGCTGGACATCGCGCTGCTGTGGTACCGTGATCTGATCGTGTGGAAGGAGGCGGCGGACGACACCCTGTTGGTGAACCTGGACCGCAAAGACGACATCGCCCAGCTCAGTTCCCAGATGGATCTGGCTGCTCTGCGCCGCCGCGTGGCGGCCATCGAGGAGGCCAAGTCGGCCCTGCGCCGCAACGTCAACCCGCGGCTGGCGCTGGAGGCGATGTTCCTGCGCTTCGATCCCACCGGGGAGCCTGCAGGGCGCGCGTGA
- a CDS encoding DMT family transporter has product MPPSPITRRLVADASLLLVAAVWGATFPLAKAILQHVPPFAYLGARFALAAALLLPFAAGALRRAGAPAWRRGLWSGAALGGGYALQTLGLRLTTATTAAFITGLSVVLVPVLGTMWGRRPGPREWTGVALAAAGLAMLTLDGASWPGVGELLVLGCAACFALHILLLDRASARTPPLALGAMQMLAAAAVCGLLVPTEPLPSAVPVEIWGAVAGMAVVASAGAFSIQAWAQRFTPPTHVGLVFASEPVAAALFARWWLREVLDGVQWIGAALILVGIVVAEMRAPTRAWTAAAIDRRLSTAD; this is encoded by the coding sequence ATGCCGCCCTCACCGATCACCCGCCGTCTGGTCGCCGATGCCTCTTTGCTCCTCGTAGCGGCCGTGTGGGGCGCTACGTTCCCCCTGGCCAAGGCGATCCTGCAGCACGTCCCTCCGTTCGCCTATCTGGGGGCGCGCTTTGCGCTCGCCGCCGCATTGCTCTTGCCGTTTGCGGCCGGTGCACTGCGGCGCGCCGGTGCGCCCGCGTGGAGGCGCGGCCTGTGGAGCGGCGCCGCGCTGGGTGGTGGGTACGCATTGCAGACGCTCGGGCTTCGGCTCACCACCGCCACCACGGCCGCCTTCATCACCGGGCTCAGCGTGGTGCTGGTGCCGGTGTTGGGCACCATGTGGGGGCGACGCCCCGGGCCGCGCGAGTGGACGGGTGTCGCACTGGCCGCCGCAGGGCTTGCGATGCTCACCCTGGACGGCGCGAGCTGGCCGGGGGTGGGCGAACTCCTGGTGCTCGGTTGCGCCGCCTGCTTCGCGCTGCACATCCTGCTGCTGGACCGTGCCTCGGCCCGGACACCGCCCCTTGCGCTCGGCGCGATGCAGATGCTGGCCGCGGCGGCCGTCTGCGGGCTGCTGGTCCCCACCGAGCCGTTGCCCTCCGCCGTGCCGGTCGAGATCTGGGGGGCGGTGGCGGGGATGGCGGTCGTCGCGAGCGCGGGGGCGTTCTCGATTCAGGCCTGGGCGCAGCGGTTCACGCCCCCCACGCACGTGGGGTTGGTCTTCGCGTCCGAGCCGGTCGCCGCGGCGCTGTTCGCGCGCTGGTGGCTGAGGGAAGTGCTGGATGGCGTGCAGTGGATCGGCGCCGCCCTGATCCTGGTCGGCATCGTGGTGGCGGAGATGAGGGCGCCGACCCGAGCCTGGACGGCGGCCGCCATCGACCGGCGGCTGTCGACCGCGGACTGA
- a CDS encoding PLP-dependent aspartate aminotransferase family protein, producing MGRAAGFNTLAVHAGTNPDPLGSVVPPIYQTSTFAFGTVAEGARRAQEASPAFYTRWANPTVRVAEERIAALEGGEACLLTASGMAAISHAVLAVVRSGDHIVSADAVYSATFELFHTMLPAYGIETTFVDPQDPDRFARAIRPNTRLVYIETPANPVMKVTDIAAVAAIAREAGAFAIADNTFASPYNTRPLALGADAVVHSATKYLGGHHHLVAGAVVGTRRFVQACWDRLRIYGGSADPFAAWLLLTGVQTLGLRMERQNQSAISIARFLAGHPRVERVFYPGLADHPNHEVAARQMRGFGGMLAFEVRGGVQAGARLVERLRVMKLAVSLGGVHSLVTHAASTTHLHVPREERIRAGITDGLIRVSVGIEDVEDLLEDLEQALGAG from the coding sequence ATGGGGCGCGCTGCGGGCTTCAACACGCTGGCGGTGCACGCGGGAACGAACCCCGACCCGCTCGGGTCGGTGGTGCCGCCGATCTACCAGACGTCAACGTTCGCCTTCGGCACCGTCGCCGAAGGGGCCAGGCGGGCCCAGGAGGCCTCCCCGGCCTTCTACACGCGCTGGGCGAACCCGACCGTCCGCGTGGCCGAGGAGCGGATCGCAGCGCTCGAAGGCGGCGAGGCGTGCCTGCTGACCGCGTCGGGGATGGCCGCGATCAGCCACGCCGTGCTGGCGGTGGTGCGCAGCGGAGACCACATCGTCTCCGCCGACGCGGTCTATTCCGCGACGTTCGAGCTGTTCCACACGATGCTGCCGGCCTACGGGATCGAGACGACGTTCGTGGACCCGCAAGACCCGGATCGCTTTGCACGGGCCATTCGTCCGAACACGCGGCTTGTCTACATCGAGACTCCGGCCAATCCGGTGATGAAGGTCACGGACATCGCCGCCGTCGCCGCCATCGCGCGCGAGGCAGGCGCGTTTGCGATCGCGGACAACACGTTCGCCAGCCCCTACAACACCCGCCCGCTTGCGCTCGGCGCCGACGCGGTGGTGCACAGCGCCACGAAGTACCTGGGCGGGCACCACCACCTGGTGGCGGGAGCAGTCGTCGGCACGCGGCGGTTCGTGCAGGCCTGCTGGGACCGACTGCGCATCTACGGCGGCTCCGCCGATCCCTTCGCCGCATGGTTGCTGCTGACCGGCGTGCAGACCCTGGGCTTGCGGATGGAGCGTCAGAACCAAAGCGCGATAAGCATCGCCCGCTTCCTCGCCGGACACCCGCGGGTCGAACGCGTCTTCTACCCCGGGTTGGCAGATCACCCCAACCACGAGGTCGCCGCGCGGCAGATGCGTGGCTTCGGGGGAATGCTGGCGTTCGAGGTCCGCGGCGGCGTCCAAGCGGGCGCGCGGCTGGTCGAGCGCCTCCGGGTGATGAAGCTGGCGGTCAGCCTGGGCGGGGTGCACTCCCTGGTCACCCACGCCGCATCGACGACGCACCTCCACGTGCCCCGCGAGGAGCGGATCCGGGCCGGGATCACCGACGGCCTGATCCGGGTTTCCGTGGGCATCGAGGACGTCGAGGATCTGCTGGAGGACCTGGAGCAGGCCCTGGGTGCCGGCTAG
- the tmk gene encoding dTMP kinase, whose amino-acid sequence MRGVFISLEGPEGAGKTTQQQRLASRLRAAGYDVFVTREPGGTAIGEQIRRILLDASHARMAPQTEMLLFAASRAQFVAEMVRPALEMGKIVLSDRYVHASLAYQGYARGLGVDLVRAVNDVATGGLLPDLVILLDVPPDLGLRRALEGRDAAADRMEREDLEFHERVREGFLRLAAEDPRIRLITGTDDPDEIAERIWREVEQLLKAKGRWRQADPPGGMG is encoded by the coding sequence ATGAGGGGCGTGTTCATCTCCCTGGAAGGCCCCGAGGGTGCGGGCAAGACGACGCAGCAACAACGCCTGGCCTCGCGACTGCGCGCGGCCGGCTACGACGTCTTCGTGACCCGCGAACCCGGCGGGACTGCGATCGGTGAGCAGATCCGCCGGATCCTCCTCGACGCCAGCCACGCCCGCATGGCACCCCAGACGGAGATGCTGCTGTTTGCCGCCTCGCGCGCGCAGTTCGTGGCCGAGATGGTGCGGCCGGCGCTGGAGATGGGCAAGATCGTGCTCTCCGACCGGTACGTCCACGCCTCGCTGGCCTACCAGGGCTACGCGCGCGGACTCGGTGTCGACCTGGTGCGGGCGGTGAACGACGTCGCCACGGGGGGGCTTCTCCCCGACCTGGTGATCCTGCTGGACGTCCCGCCCGACCTCGGGCTGCGCAGGGCCCTGGAGGGCCGGGACGCCGCGGCGGACCGGATGGAACGGGAGGATTTGGAGTTCCACGAACGGGTGCGGGAAGGGTTCCTCCGTCTGGCTGCAGAAGACCCGCGAATCCGGCTGATCACGGGTACCGACGACCCCGACGAGATCGCAGAGCGCATCTGGCGCGAGGTCGAGCAGCTGTTGAAGGCGAAGGGCCGCTGGCGGCAGGCCGATCCACCCGGTGGGATGGGATGA
- a CDS encoding deoxyribonuclease IV has translation MRFGAHVSIRGRIHRAVDRAVAIGCECMQIFVGNPRQWRPVVYDRSDLAEFRRKRAGASLDPLFAHTPYLVNLAADGELHERSTRSLLHTLRVVAALEGAGAVTHIGSAAVPFPRAVARVAWAVRRALRASEGVAILLEGSAGATLGATFDELRALLDAVDGHPRVGICLDTAHLFAAGWDIRTRTGVGRMLDAFEQTIGLGRLRLLHLNDSRAPCGSRLDRHENIGQGTIGLRGFRAIVRESRLQGLPAIIETPGFDRAGLDRRNLDVLKTLRGKSGQDRLRPPTEVP, from the coding sequence GTGCGGTTCGGTGCCCACGTTTCGATCCGTGGCCGGATCCACAGGGCGGTGGATCGCGCCGTCGCCATCGGTTGCGAGTGCATGCAGATCTTCGTGGGCAACCCGCGCCAGTGGCGACCGGTCGTCTACGACCGATCCGACCTCGCCGAGTTTCGCCGCAAGCGGGCAGGGGCCAGCCTGGATCCGCTGTTCGCCCACACGCCGTATCTGGTGAACCTGGCCGCCGACGGCGAGCTGCACGAGCGGTCGACGCGTTCGCTGCTGCACACGCTGCGCGTGGTCGCCGCCCTGGAGGGAGCCGGCGCGGTGACCCACATCGGCAGCGCGGCCGTTCCCTTCCCCCGCGCCGTCGCGCGGGTGGCGTGGGCGGTGCGGCGTGCGCTGCGGGCCAGCGAGGGGGTGGCGATCCTCCTGGAAGGCAGCGCCGGGGCGACTCTAGGAGCCACGTTCGACGAACTGCGCGCGTTGCTGGACGCCGTCGACGGCCACCCACGTGTGGGGATCTGCCTGGACACCGCGCACCTGTTCGCGGCGGGGTGGGACATCCGCACCCGGACCGGCGTCGGCCGCATGCTCGACGCGTTCGAGCAGACGATCGGGCTGGGGCGGCTGCGGCTACTCCACCTGAATGACTCCCGGGCCCCGTGTGGCAGCCGGCTCGACCGGCACGAGAACATCGGACAGGGAACCATCGGCTTGAGGGGATTCCGGGCGATCGTGCGCGAAAGCCGGCTGCAGGGGCTGCCCGCGATCATCGAGACCCCCGGCTTCGACCGGGCAGGACTCGATCGCCGGAACCTGGACGTCCTCAAGACGCTGCGGGGAAAAAGCGGTCAGGACAGACTCCGGCCGCCGACCGAAGTCCCATGA
- a CDS encoding ACT domain-containing protein encodes MRHLPQPLVDPELAAVLANTKILVEPEPLAVVSLPLSEAQAVQRRADRFHSPFCLAFSPDEVSLVCREVEWDQAGRGLRPTRVERDYRMITLDAVLDASVIGYLSVVTERLARAGIPVCVVSTFHRDHLLVRAADADAAQAVLQALIAECRKRAGS; translated from the coding sequence GTGCGGCACCTTCCACAGCCACTCGTCGATCCCGAACTGGCCGCCGTGCTGGCGAACACGAAGATCCTCGTGGAACCCGAGCCGCTGGCGGTCGTCAGCCTGCCGCTGTCCGAAGCGCAGGCCGTCCAGCGGCGCGCCGATCGTTTCCACTCGCCGTTCTGTCTTGCTTTCTCGCCGGACGAGGTGTCGCTCGTGTGCCGCGAGGTGGAGTGGGACCAGGCGGGCCGGGGGCTGCGTCCGACGCGGGTGGAGCGCGACTACCGCATGATCACCCTCGACGCCGTCTTGGACGCATCGGTCATCGGCTACCTCTCGGTCGTCACCGAACGGCTCGCACGGGCCGGCATCCCCGTCTGCGTCGTCTCCACCTTCCACCGCGACCACCTGCTGGTGCGGGCGGCGGACGCGGACGCCGCACAGGCCGTCCTGCAGGCACTGATCGCCGAGTGCCGCAAGCGGGCGGGCAGCTAG
- a CDS encoding DoxX family membrane protein, whose translation MGALQRIFEAVDRRVTAWMARHGIVLLRVSLGIVFFWFGFLKFFSGLSPAQDLATRTISVLTFGRLPPDVSIPILAAWECLIGLGLMLGVFMRATLLLLWLQMLGTITPLFLFPHEVFVRIPYAPTLEGQYIVKNIVLISAGIVLGATVKGGRLVSEEPAESAGAGGPQTRRRGAGVRTRSRRSAAPL comes from the coding sequence GTGGGTGCGCTCCAGCGGATCTTTGAGGCCGTGGACCGCCGGGTTACCGCTTGGATGGCGCGCCACGGGATCGTTCTGTTGCGCGTGAGTCTGGGCATCGTCTTCTTCTGGTTTGGCTTCCTCAAATTCTTCAGCGGATTGAGCCCCGCGCAGGATCTCGCCACTCGCACCATCTCTGTCCTCACGTTCGGTCGACTCCCTCCTGACGTCTCGATCCCGATCCTCGCTGCTTGGGAATGCCTGATTGGTCTGGGCTTGATGCTTGGCGTGTTCATGCGCGCGACCTTGCTGCTCCTGTGGCTGCAGATGCTGGGGACGATCACACCCTTGTTCCTCTTCCCCCATGAAGTCTTCGTGAGGATCCCGTACGCCCCCACGCTTGAGGGCCAGTACATCGTCAAGAACATCGTTCTCATCAGCGCGGGGATCGTGCTCGGTGCCACCGTGAAGGGGGGAAGGCTCGTCAGCGAGGAGCCGGCCGAGTCTGCGGGCGCTGGCGGGCCACAGACTCGCCGTCGGGGCGCCGGGGTACGGACGCGGAGCAGGAGATCGGCGGCGCCGCTATAA